Proteins from a single region of Xenopus laevis strain J_2021 chromosome 9_10S, Xenopus_laevis_v10.1, whole genome shotgun sequence:
- the bmpr2.S gene encoding bone morphogenetic protein receptor type II S homeolog isoform X1, with protein MTIIIALASVSVLAVLIVVFFFGYRIFGGDRKQGLHSMNVLEAATSEPSLDLDNLKLLELIGRGRYGSVYKGSLEERPVAVKVFSFNNRQNFVNERSIYRTPLLEHDNIAHFIAADERVTSDGRLEYLLVMEYYANGSLCKYLNVHSNDWLNSCRLAHSVTKGLAYMHTELLRGDQYKSAISHRDLNSRNVLVKSDGTCVISDFGLSMRLTGNRLVRPGDEDNAAISEVGTIRYMAPEVLEGAVNLRDCESALKQVDMYSLGLIYWEIFMRCTDLFPGESVPEYQMVFQTEAGNHPTFEDMQVLVSREKQRPKFPEAWKENSLAVRSLKETIDDCWDQDAEARLTAQCAEERMAELMMIWERNKSVSPTINPTSTTVQNERNLSQNRRVPKIGPYPDFSSSSYIEDSVHNTDNIVKNISSETSMSSTPLTTGEKNRNSINYERQQAQARLPSPETSVTSLSTTAGLTPSTGMTTISEVQYSDDTMHSVQNIGPTPVCLQLTEEDLETNKLDPKEVDKNLKESSDENLMEHSLKQFSGPDPLSSTSSNLFYPLIKLAVESTGQQDFNQAANGQACIVQDVHAAQLYPLPKQQNLPKRPTSLPLNTKNSGKESRLKFSSKHKSNLKHVETGVAKMNTVTAAEPHVVTVTTASASGRTGYVNSQGPAAQFSSTSAVQSSNSRAHRAQEMLENQFRGEDSRLNINSSPDENEPLLRREQQAGQDESVLDRLVDRREHPAENSRVNSNNNNNSSQCVLQDTASQSAPVETRQRQTRRAQRPNSLDLSSSSIMDNCSTQCETLSDSRSGSGDKIKKRVKTPYSLKRWRPSTWAIPTERQDCEVNNNGSSETFSHSKSSTAVYLIDGGTSTSTLSKEANMSCL; from the exons ATGACCATAATCATTGCCCTGGCATCTGTCTCTGTGCTGGCAGTGTTAATAGTTGTCTTCTTCTTTGGATACAGGATATTTGGAG GAGACCGTAAGCAAGGTCTTCACAGTATGAATGTGCTGGAGGCTGCCACATCAGAACCATCCCTGGACTTAGACAACCTTAAGTTATTAGAG TTAATAGGAAGGGGTCGCTATGGCTCAGTTTACAAAGGGTCCCTGGAAGAGCGCCCTGTGGCTGTAAAAGTCTTCTCCTTCAACAACCGGCAAAATTTCGTCAACGAGAGGAGTATCTACCGCACCCCACTGTTGGAGCATGATAACATAGCTCATTTCATTGCGGCAGATGAGCGGGTAACCTCAGATGGGCGTCTGGAATACCTGTTGGTTATGGAGTACTACGCAAAT GGATCACtatgcaaatatttaaatgttcacAGCAATGATTGGCTTAACTCCTGTCGCTTGGCACATTCCGTAACTAAAGGATTGGCATATATGCACACAGAATTACTGCGGGGAG ATCAGTACAAGTCAGCGATATCTCACCGAGACCTGAACAGCCGTAATGTGCTAGTTAAGAGTGATGGCACTTGTGTGATCAGCGACTTCGGTCTGTCTATGCGGCTTACAGGAAACAGGCTGGTGAGACCGGGTGATGAAGATAATGCCGCCATCAGTGAG GTTGGCACGATACGATATATGGCCCCTGAAGTCTTGGAAGGAGCTGTTAATCTGAGGGATTGTGAGTCTGCATTGAAGCAAGTGGACATGTACTCTCTGGGTCTCATCTACTGGGAGATATTTATGAGATGCACTGACCTCTTCCCAG GGGAATCTGTGCCAGAATATCAGATGGTATTTCAGACAGAGGCTGGCAACCACCCTACATTTGAAGATATGCAGGTACTGGTGTCCAGAGAGAAACAGAGACCCAAATTCCCAGAGGCCTGGAAAGAGAACAGTCTG GCTGTGAGGTCATTGAAAGAGACGATTGATGATTGCTGGGATCAAGATGCAGAAGCCAGACTAACTGCACAGTGTGCAGAAGAGAGGATGGCTGAACTCATGATGATTTGGGAACGGAACAAATCTGTGAGCCCAACTATCAACCCAACATCTACAACAGTGCAGAATGAGCG TAACTTGTCACAAAATCGGCGGGTCCCAAAGATTGGGCCATACCCAGATTTCTCCTCTTCATCCTACATAGAAGATTCTGTGCACAATACTGACAACATTGTGAAGAACATCTCATCTGAGACTTCAATGTCTAGCACCCCCTTAACAACTGGTGAGAAGAACCGAAACTCCATTAACTACGAGAGACAGCAAGCTCAGGCTCGCCTACCCAGTCCTGAAACCAGTGTCACCAGCTTGTCAACGACCGCCGGGCTCACACCAAGCACTGGAATGACCACCATATCAGAAGTCCAGTACTCAGATGACACCATGCACAGTGTGCAAAATATTGGCCCCACTCCTGTGTGTTTGCAGCTGACAGAGGAAGACCTAGAGACTAATAAGCTTGATCCAAAGGAAGTAGATAAGAACCTGAAGGAGAGCTCAGATGAAAATCTTATGGAGCATTCCCTCAAACAGTTTAGTGGACCTGACCCTTTAAGCAGCACAAGCTCAAACCTGTTTTATCCCCTTATAAAACTAGCAGTTGAATCCACTGGCCAACAAGATTTTAATCAAGCAGCCAATGGACAAGCTTGCATTGTCCAGGATGTTCATGCTGCACAGCTGTATCCTCTTCCCAAGCAGCAGAACCTTCCCAAAAGACCTACCAGCCTCCCACTAAACACTAAAAACTCTGGCAAAGAATCCAGGCTGAAATTTAGTAGCAAGCACAAATCAAACTTAAAGCATGTTGAGACAGGAGTAGCCAAAATGAACACAGTGACTGCTGCAGAACCTCATGTGGTGACGGTGACCACAGCCTCAGCGAGTGGTAGGACGGGCTATGTAAACTCTCAGGGCCCTGCAGCCCAGTTTTCTAGCACATCTGCTGTGCAAAGCAGTAATTCAAGGGCCCACAGGGCACAGGAGATGCTAGAGAACCAGTTCAGAGGGGAAGACAGCCGACTAAATATTAACTCTAGTCCAGATGAAAATGAGCCTCTGCTTAGGCGGGAGCAACAAGCTGGCCAAGATGAATCAGTCTTAGATCGGCTGGTGGATAGGAGGGAACATCCTGCAGAAAATAGTCGTGTGAACtctaataacaacaacaatagcaGCCAGTGTGTACTACAAGACACAGCTTCACAAAGTGCTCCTGTAGAGACGAGGCAGCGTCAGACAAGGAGAGCTCAGAGACCAAACTCCCTGGATTTATCCAGCTCAAGTATTATGGATAACTGCAGCACACAGT GTGAAACCCTCTCAGACAGTCGATCTGGCTCAGGAGACAAGATTAAGAAGAGGGTGAAGACTCCATACTCCCTTAAACGGTGGCGCCCTTCAACTTGGGCTATTCCAACTGAACGCCAAGACTGTGAGGTCAACAATAATGGAAGCAGTGAAACATTCAGTCATTCAAAGTCCAGCACAGCTGTTTACCTTATAGATGGGGGTACTTCCACCTCTACACTTTCTAAAGAAGCCAATATGAGCTGCTTGTAA